In Zunongwangia profunda SM-A87, the following proteins share a genomic window:
- a CDS encoding CoA-binding protein: MKKKTLVIGASTNTARYSNMAIKKLVDKQQPVVALGLRKGEVEGVKIENEQILFPDIDTVTLYVGPKNQPEYYDYLVALNPKRVIFNPGTENPELYGVLEKNNIKFQNACTLVLLGTNQY, encoded by the coding sequence ATGAAAAAGAAAACATTAGTAATAGGAGCTTCTACCAACACTGCACGATATTCCAATATGGCGATAAAGAAATTGGTAGACAAGCAGCAGCCGGTGGTTGCTTTAGGGTTACGAAAAGGAGAAGTTGAAGGGGTTAAGATAGAAAACGAGCAAATTCTTTTCCCAGATATAGATACCGTAACTTTATACGTTGGACCTAAAAATCAACCCGAATATTACGACTATCTTGTTGCGCTAAATCCAAAACGCGTCATTTTTAACCCCGGGACAGAAAATCCTGAGCTTTATGGAGTCTTAGAAAAAAATAATATTAAATTTCAGAATGCCTGTACTTTAGTGCTGCTTGGTACGAATCAATATTAA
- the recR gene encoding recombination mediator RecR — protein MDFSSKLLEQAVDQMSQLPGIGKRTALRLVLHLLRQPETQTEQLTKALSKLRAEIKRCRNCYNISDTELCDICANPSRQEDLVCIVEDVRDVMAIENTGQYRGMYHVLGGKISPMDGIGPSQLTIKPLIEKVRDGKIQEIIFALSSTMEGDTTNFYIYKQLEGSGVKTSTIARGISVGDELEYADEVTLGRSITNRIPFENSLKS, from the coding sequence ATGGATTTTTCTTCGAAATTATTGGAGCAGGCTGTAGACCAAATGTCGCAGTTGCCCGGTATAGGAAAACGTACCGCGCTTAGATTGGTTTTGCATCTATTAAGACAACCTGAAACGCAAACCGAACAACTTACCAAAGCACTTTCTAAGCTACGGGCCGAAATAAAAAGATGTAGAAATTGTTATAATATTAGCGATACCGAGCTTTGTGATATTTGTGCAAATCCTTCCCGCCAGGAAGATCTTGTTTGTATTGTAGAAGATGTACGCGATGTGATGGCGATAGAAAATACAGGGCAATATCGTGGTATGTACCATGTTTTAGGAGGGAAGATTAGTCCTATGGATGGAATAGGCCCTTCCCAGCTTACCATTAAGCCTTTAATCGAAAAAGTGAGAGATGGTAAAATTCAGGAAATTATTTTTGCGCTAAGCAGCACTATGGAAGGGGATACAACTAATTTTTATATTTATAAACAACTAGAGGGTAGCGGCGTTAAAACATCGACCATTGCCAGGGGAATTAGCGTTGGTGATGAATTAGAATATGCTGATGAGGTAACTTTAGGAAGAAGTATTACCAATCGTATACCTTTTGAAAATAGCCTTAAAAGTTAA
- a CDS encoding TlpA family protein disulfide reductase, which produces MRRLLLLSIFYTIFSFIGCKNKSTNTDKVYIGGKIVNPNLDYIILSRDADIIDTLGLDKNNQFGQYLENIDPGIYTLQHNPENQVVYLEPGDSIMIWVNTYAFDESLNFSGRGSKESSFLLNLFLQNRANNDLVLNYYKIKPEKFEKISDSIHQKRLEEFNLISSQRNFSDDFKNMARQSIDYEYYDLRERYTYLIKKYYPEYAKLIPKDFNNYRDSIDFNNGLLQNYYLYTNTIDDYLRTRAVEYCIDKHKDRDCFNVSDFDNIQRRAILIDSLSSTPSIKNRFLDILLSKAVTISSNDEDLKKVMNLAESLDYQQIDQIKQLSSIQKNYFTGKSLANFTLLNTNGVETTYGDIINKKTIIYFWSANNIRRYIWQFRTIKKLEEKYPELDFVGVNLDIGHEKRWLRILNENNYDQKNQYQLSKRKFSNDYATKYLYRLNFLDKNAVIVRGDVALSSSAEFESQLLQFINQ; this is translated from the coding sequence ATGAGAAGATTATTACTGCTAAGTATTTTTTATACCATATTTTCATTTATAGGTTGCAAGAATAAAAGCACCAATACAGATAAAGTATACATTGGCGGGAAAATTGTAAATCCAAATTTAGATTACATCATCCTATCCAGGGACGCAGATATTATAGATACTTTGGGACTGGACAAAAACAATCAGTTTGGCCAGTACCTTGAAAATATCGACCCTGGGATTTATACTCTACAACATAACCCGGAAAATCAGGTGGTGTATCTAGAACCCGGTGACAGCATCATGATTTGGGTTAATACATATGCTTTTGATGAGTCTCTTAATTTTAGTGGGCGTGGCAGCAAGGAAAGTTCATTTTTATTAAATCTCTTTTTGCAGAATAGGGCCAACAATGATCTTGTCCTTAATTATTATAAAATTAAGCCCGAAAAGTTTGAAAAAATAAGTGATTCTATTCATCAAAAAAGACTTGAAGAATTTAATCTAATCTCTTCACAACGGAACTTTAGCGATGATTTCAAAAATATGGCCCGGCAAAGTATCGATTATGAATACTACGATCTTCGTGAGCGCTATACTTATCTCATTAAAAAATATTACCCGGAATATGCAAAACTTATCCCTAAAGATTTTAACAATTATAGAGACAGTATAGACTTTAATAATGGGTTACTTCAAAACTACTATTTATACACCAACACCATTGATGATTACCTACGCACTCGTGCTGTAGAATACTGTATAGATAAGCACAAAGACAGAGATTGCTTTAACGTATCTGATTTTGATAATATACAAAGACGGGCTATTTTAATAGATTCGTTATCCAGCACTCCATCCATAAAAAACAGATTCCTTGATATATTGCTTAGTAAGGCGGTTACCATCTCTTCAAATGATGAAGACCTTAAAAAAGTAATGAATTTAGCCGAATCTCTGGATTACCAGCAAATCGATCAAATTAAACAGCTCTCCAGTATTCAAAAAAATTATTTTACAGGCAAATCCCTGGCAAATTTTACTCTGTTAAACACTAATGGTGTGGAAACTACCTATGGGGATATTATAAATAAAAAGACGATTATTTATTTCTGGTCTGCTAATAATATTAGACGCTATATTTGGCAATTTAGAACTATTAAAAAGCTTGAAGAAAAATACCCAGAATTAGATTTCGTCGGAGTCAACCTGGATATTGGTCATGAAAAAAGATGGTTGCGTATTTTAAATGAAAATAATTACGATCAAAAGAATCAATATCAACTCTCAAAAAGAAAATTTAGCAATGACTATGCTACAAAGTATTTATATCGCTTAAACTTCCTTGACAAAAATGCCGTGATTGTGAGAGGCGATGTTGCACTTAGTTCTTCAGCAGAATTTGAATCGCAGTTGTTACAATTTATTAATCAGTAA
- a CDS encoding SDR family oxidoreductase, which yields MKTDTLSHKVVLITGGSSGIGKAIGDYLNQQNFKVYGTSRNSTGKSSNFNLIDLDVTDEDSIFKAVKFVLEKEKRIDVLINNAGVGITGPVEETPTPEIRNAFETNFYGPINVCKAVLPVMRKQNDGLIINVTSIAGYMGLPYRGIYSASKAALEIATEAFRMEVKGFNIKMTCVAPGDFATNIAAGRYHAPVLDNSPYKEPYGDSLKLMDEHVDAGQDPDMMAKAVLKIIKDKAPKGHYKVGELLQKASIVLKRILPDKTYERMLMNHYKL from the coding sequence ATGAAAACAGATACTCTTTCTCATAAAGTCGTTTTAATTACCGGTGGTTCTTCAGGAATTGGTAAAGCAATTGGCGACTATTTAAATCAACAAAATTTTAAGGTGTACGGTACCAGTAGAAATTCTACCGGAAAATCATCAAATTTTAATCTTATAGATTTAGATGTTACTGATGAAGATAGTATCTTTAAAGCGGTAAAATTTGTTTTAGAAAAAGAAAAGCGAATTGATGTTTTAATTAATAATGCCGGGGTTGGAATTACCGGTCCGGTAGAGGAGACGCCCACCCCTGAAATTCGTAATGCTTTTGAAACCAACTTTTATGGTCCTATAAATGTTTGTAAAGCTGTTTTGCCCGTAATGCGTAAGCAAAATGATGGTCTTATAATTAATGTAACATCCATTGCAGGGTATATGGGACTACCGTATCGCGGAATCTATTCGGCTTCTAAGGCAGCGCTGGAAATTGCAACCGAAGCTTTTAGAATGGAGGTGAAAGGGTTTAATATAAAGATGACCTGCGTGGCCCCTGGTGATTTTGCCACCAATATTGCTGCTGGAAGGTATCATGCTCCGGTTCTGGATAATTCTCCTTATAAAGAACCATATGGTGATTCTTTAAAATTGATGGATGAGCATGTAGATGCCGGTCAGGATCCAGATATGATGGCGAAAGCGGTGCTAAAAATTATTAAAGATAAAGCGCCAAAAGGGCATTACAAGGTAGGGGAGCTTTTGCAAAAAGCAAGTATTGTTTTAAAAAGAATCTTACCCGATAAGACTTATGAAAGAATGCTGATGAATCATTATAAATTATAA
- a CDS encoding dihydrolipoamide acetyltransferase family protein: MAKFELKLPKMGESVAEATITSWLKEVGDTIEADEPVLEIATDKVDSEVPSEVDGKLIEILFEADDVVEVGQTIAIIETDGDVEQEDDLDLDLEDDEDEDEDEDEESTTETEQHVAEAEAAVETAKETAGGSSDYSESDRFYSPLVKNIAKEENISLKELETVKGTGKNGRVTKDDILAYVENRSSKSEENSDAHKAASKPDHLEPAFKNQESTVSSGEDEIIEMSRMGKMISKHMIDSVQTSAHVQSFIEVDVTNIWNWRNKHKEAFQKKEGEKLTFTPIFMEAVAKAIRDFPLINISVDGDNIIKKKNINLGMAAALPDGNLIVPVIKNADRLNLVGMAKAVNDLANRARQNKLKPDDIQGGTYTVTNVGTFGSIMGTPIINQPQVGILALGAIRKMPAVIETPEGDFIGIRYKMILSHSYDHRVVNGALGGQFVQRVAQYLEGFDKNRVL; the protein is encoded by the coding sequence ATGGCAAAATTTGAACTGAAATTACCTAAAATGGGAGAAAGTGTTGCTGAGGCAACCATAACCAGCTGGTTAAAAGAAGTAGGCGATACCATTGAAGCAGACGAACCGGTACTTGAAATTGCTACAGATAAAGTAGATAGTGAAGTTCCCAGTGAAGTAGATGGCAAACTTATAGAAATACTTTTTGAAGCTGATGATGTAGTTGAAGTAGGCCAAACTATTGCTATTATTGAGACTGACGGTGATGTGGAGCAGGAAGATGATCTTGATCTCGATTTGGAGGACGATGAAGATGAAGATGAAGATGAAGATGAAGAAAGTACTACAGAGACAGAACAACATGTAGCTGAAGCTGAAGCTGCCGTTGAAACTGCCAAGGAGACTGCTGGAGGTAGTAGCGACTATTCAGAGTCAGATCGTTTTTATTCTCCTTTAGTAAAAAATATCGCCAAAGAAGAAAATATTAGTCTTAAAGAATTAGAAACTGTCAAAGGAACCGGTAAAAACGGTCGGGTAACCAAAGACGATATTTTAGCTTATGTTGAAAATCGCAGCAGTAAGTCAGAAGAAAATTCAGATGCTCATAAGGCAGCTTCGAAACCAGATCATTTAGAGCCCGCTTTTAAAAATCAGGAAAGTACGGTGAGTTCAGGAGAAGATGAGATTATCGAAATGAGCCGTATGGGTAAAATGATAAGTAAGCATATGATCGATAGTGTGCAGACTTCGGCTCATGTACAATCTTTTATAGAAGTAGATGTAACTAATATTTGGAACTGGAGAAACAAACATAAAGAGGCATTTCAGAAAAAAGAAGGTGAGAAATTAACATTTACACCAATATTTATGGAAGCCGTAGCGAAAGCCATTCGTGATTTTCCACTAATCAATATTTCCGTAGACGGGGATAATATAATTAAAAAGAAGAATATCAATCTTGGTATGGCGGCAGCGCTTCCCGATGGTAATCTTATTGTACCGGTAATTAAAAATGCAGATCGATTAAACCTTGTAGGCATGGCCAAAGCGGTAAACGATTTGGCGAATAGGGCACGACAGAATAAACTGAAGCCAGACGATATACAGGGGGGTACTTATACGGTAACCAATGTTGGAACATTTGGAAGTATTATGGGAACACCAATAATTAATCAGCCCCAGGTAGGTATCCTGGCCTTGGGAGCTATTCGAAAAATGCCTGCGGTTATCGAAACTCCAGAAGGTGATTTTATCGGTATTCGATATAAAATGATTTTATCGCATAGCTATGATCACCGGGTGGTGAATGGAGCGCTTGGTGGACAGTTTGTGCAGCGGGTAGCACAATATTTAGAAGGATTCGACAAAAATAGAGTATTATAA
- a CDS encoding TonB-dependent receptor domain-containing protein has protein sequence MKQLFLIIIVTLITFNSVANNEVFARITGTIIDRNLKEPVPYATISLSDTEGNIITGTTSEEDGSFIIKKVKSGNYILSIQFIGYKKFSKEIVVQGNSGLMELGTINLDPDVAEMDEVVVVGERSTIEQRIDRKVINVGKDLTTAGASASDIMNNIPSVNVDQDGNIALHGNTNVRILIDGKPTNMNAAQLLKQIPSSSIKKIELITNPSAKYNPEGMSGIINIVLHKNANNGFNGNINTGLTYGENARFNGSLDMNYRQGKLNLYANLGSNFGKRKNINDINLTGRNAKQNLDMLNDNESYLYKIGVDYFLNDNNTFSFYTNQNLFNGGVDATINAIYLNNPSNNFEQFLNLDARNLNATYNFAYKHLFPQEGHEILFEADYNDYDADEDFAVNFSENASFAPYSENVNENRGTLITNIDYSLPIGDKSKFEAGAEARLLNNTQDYDTNNPSAQNSDYDYNRNIYSLYSTFGQSFEKFSYQLGARLESFNIDAEVNGKNVFSDDYITLYPSGFFNYTPNDKNSYQVSYSRRIDRPSLGQVSPVREVSTPTITVVGNPNLQPQFTNSVEFNYTRKLKHGSLTGGVFFRNINDNINQLIEEDPSDPASLLISFANFDDTNAYGVELSSNYKFTEWWSANGSFELYQQTQSGIVGTSRVEVDNTVYTARVNNSFTVTENLTLQLFGFYQGPSEELQFKNEDVFFANLGGRYTFLDKKATLSLNFNDVFGTQEYRFSATLPYEQNGLFRSEFQNVYVGFSYRFGGNNAKKLKRKQRDNDETQGGGMF, from the coding sequence ATGAAACAGTTATTTTTAATCATCATTGTTACGTTAATCACTTTTAATTCCGTCGCAAATAACGAAGTTTTTGCGAGGATTACAGGTACTATTATAGATCGTAATTTAAAAGAACCGGTTCCCTATGCAACTATCAGCTTAAGTGATACTGAAGGTAACATCATCACCGGTACAACTTCTGAAGAAGACGGGTCATTCATCATCAAAAAAGTAAAATCTGGCAATTACATCCTAAGTATTCAATTTATTGGCTACAAGAAATTCAGTAAAGAAATTGTTGTACAAGGTAATAGCGGCCTCATGGAGTTAGGTACTATTAATCTGGATCCTGATGTTGCTGAAATGGATGAAGTGGTAGTAGTGGGAGAACGCTCTACCATCGAGCAGCGTATTGACAGAAAAGTAATTAACGTTGGTAAAGATCTTACTACTGCAGGCGCCAGCGCCTCAGACATCATGAATAATATACCATCCGTAAATGTAGATCAGGATGGAAACATCGCTTTGCATGGAAACACTAATGTACGCATATTAATTGATGGTAAACCAACTAATATGAATGCTGCTCAATTACTAAAACAAATCCCTTCCAGCTCGATAAAAAAAATCGAACTTATTACTAATCCTTCCGCAAAATACAATCCTGAAGGGATGAGTGGAATTATAAATATCGTTTTGCACAAAAACGCCAATAACGGATTTAACGGTAATATAAATACCGGCTTAACCTATGGGGAAAATGCACGTTTTAATGGTTCTTTAGACATGAATTACCGCCAGGGAAAATTAAACCTCTACGCAAACCTTGGAAGCAACTTTGGCAAAAGGAAAAATATTAACGACATCAATTTAACCGGTAGAAATGCTAAGCAAAACCTGGATATGTTAAACGATAACGAATCGTATTTATATAAAATTGGAGTAGATTATTTTTTAAACGATAACAATACATTTAGCTTTTACACCAATCAAAATTTGTTTAATGGCGGGGTAGACGCTACGATAAATGCAATTTACCTTAATAATCCTTCGAATAATTTCGAACAGTTTTTAAATCTGGATGCAAGGAATTTGAATGCTACTTATAACTTTGCTTACAAGCATTTATTCCCACAAGAAGGACACGAAATATTATTTGAGGCTGATTATAATGATTACGATGCCGATGAAGATTTTGCAGTAAACTTTAGTGAAAATGCAAGTTTTGCTCCTTATTCTGAAAACGTGAACGAGAATCGTGGAACTTTAATCACTAATATCGACTATAGCCTGCCTATTGGCGATAAGTCGAAATTTGAAGCCGGAGCTGAAGCCAGGTTATTAAATAATACTCAGGATTATGATACTAACAATCCGTCAGCACAAAACTCCGATTACGATTACAACCGAAATATCTATTCGTTATACAGCACATTTGGACAATCTTTTGAAAAATTCTCATATCAGCTTGGGGCTCGTTTAGAAAGCTTTAATATAGATGCTGAAGTAAATGGTAAAAACGTATTTAGTGATGATTATATCACGTTATACCCTTCAGGATTTTTCAATTACACCCCAAATGATAAAAACAGTTACCAGGTAAGCTATAGCCGTAGGATAGATCGTCCTAGCCTAGGGCAGGTAAGCCCGGTAAGAGAGGTGAGCACGCCTACAATCACCGTAGTCGGAAATCCTAATCTACAGCCACAATTTACGAACTCCGTAGAATTTAATTATACGAGAAAATTAAAACATGGTAGTTTAACCGGTGGGGTGTTCTTCAGAAATATTAATGATAATATTAACCAGTTAATCGAAGAAGATCCATCAGATCCAGCAAGCCTTCTTATATCTTTTGCAAACTTTGATGACACCAATGCTTACGGAGTTGAACTGTCTTCTAACTATAAGTTTACCGAATGGTGGAGTGCCAATGGAAGTTTTGAATTGTACCAACAAACACAAAGCGGAATTGTAGGGACAAGCCGTGTTGAAGTAGATAACACAGTGTACACCGCAAGAGTAAACAATAGTTTTACTGTTACCGAAAACTTAACATTACAATTATTCGGATTTTATCAAGGACCAAGCGAAGAACTTCAGTTTAAAAACGAAGATGTATTTTTTGCCAACCTTGGCGGACGCTATACTTTCCTGGATAAAAAAGCTACGCTTAGTTTAAACTTTAATGATGTTTTTGGTACCCAGGAATATAGGTTTAGTGCCACACTTCCTTACGAGCAAAACGGACTTTTTAGAAGTGAATTCCAAAATGTATATGTTGGATTTAGCTATCGCTTTGGAGGGAACAACGCTAAGAAATTAAAAAGAAAACAAAGAGATAACGATGAAACCCAGGGTGGTGGAATGTTTTAA
- a CDS encoding ABC-F family ATP-binding cassette domain-containing protein produces MLSVSNLSVQFGKRVLFDEVNTTFTEGNCYGIIGANGAGKSTFLKILSGKSDPTSGHVHLEPGKRMSVLEQNHNVYDDYPVLETVLRGNKPLFEIKTEIDALYADYSDENADRIGELQVQFEEMDGWNADSAAASLLSNLGIKTELHYTLMKDLDGKQKVRVLLAQALFGNPDVLIMDEPTNDLDYETINWLENFLANYDNTVIVVSHDRHFLDAVCTHISDIDFGKINHFSGNYSFWYESSQLAARQRAQQNKKAEEKKKELQEFIQRFSANVAKSKQATSRKKMIDKLNIEEIKPSSRRYPAIIFDRDREAGDQILNIEKLEASIEGETLFSGIDINLSKGDKVIVFSRDSRATTAFYEIINGKEEPVAGKYSWGVTTSQSYLPLDNSEYFDNDLTLVDWLRQYAKTEEEREEVFIRGFLGKMLFSGEEALKTSNVLSGGEKVRCMLSRMMMMRANVLMLDEPTNHLDLESITAFNNSLKNFKETVMLTTHDHEFAQTVANRVIELTPNGVIDRYMTFDEYMSDPKIKEQRDKMYA; encoded by the coding sequence ATGCTTTCAGTTTCAAATCTTTCTGTCCAGTTTGGTAAAAGAGTCCTTTTTGATGAGGTGAATACTACTTTTACTGAAGGGAATTGTTATGGGATTATCGGCGCCAACGGTGCAGGTAAATCTACATTTTTAAAAATCTTATCTGGAAAATCCGATCCAACTTCTGGTCATGTTCATTTAGAGCCAGGAAAACGTATGTCGGTACTGGAGCAAAATCACAATGTATATGATGATTATCCTGTTTTAGAAACCGTTTTAAGAGGAAATAAACCGCTTTTTGAAATTAAGACAGAGATAGATGCTTTATATGCTGATTATTCTGATGAAAACGCTGATAGAATTGGTGAGCTGCAGGTGCAGTTTGAAGAAATGGATGGTTGGAACGCCGATAGCGCCGCCGCATCATTACTTTCTAACCTGGGGATAAAAACAGAACTTCATTATACTCTAATGAAGGATCTTGATGGTAAGCAAAAAGTAAGAGTTTTGTTAGCGCAGGCTCTTTTTGGAAATCCAGATGTATTGATCATGGATGAGCCTACCAATGATTTGGATTACGAAACGATTAACTGGTTAGAGAATTTCCTGGCAAATTATGATAACACGGTAATCGTGGTTTCTCACGACCGTCACTTTTTAGATGCGGTTTGTACACATATCTCTGATATCGACTTTGGGAAAATAAACCACTTTAGTGGAAATTATTCTTTCTGGTATGAGTCTTCTCAATTAGCAGCTAGACAACGTGCACAGCAAAATAAGAAAGCAGAAGAGAAAAAGAAGGAGCTTCAGGAATTTATTCAGCGATTTAGTGCGAACGTAGCCAAATCTAAACAGGCTACCTCACGTAAGAAGATGATTGATAAATTAAATATTGAAGAAATTAAACCTTCAAGTCGCCGCTATCCGGCCATTATTTTTGATAGGGACCGAGAGGCTGGTGATCAAATATTGAATATTGAAAAGTTAGAAGCTTCCATAGAAGGAGAAACACTGTTTAGCGGAATAGATATTAACCTTTCCAAAGGGGATAAAGTCATTGTTTTCTCCAGGGATAGTCGTGCAACAACTGCATTCTACGAAATTATCAATGGGAAGGAAGAGCCGGTTGCTGGGAAATATAGTTGGGGTGTAACGACTTCGCAGTCCTATCTACCGTTAGATAACTCTGAATATTTTGATAATGATCTTACACTAGTAGACTGGTTAAGACAGTACGCGAAAACCGAAGAAGAAAGGGAAGAGGTATTTATTCGTGGCTTCTTAGGAAAAATGTTGTTTAGTGGGGAAGAAGCTTTAAAAACCAGTAATGTTTTATCTGGAGGAGAAAAAGTACGTTGTATGCTAAGTCGAATGATGATGATGAGAGCCAACGTATTAATGTTAGATGAGCCAACAAACCATCTGGATTTGGAATCTATTACTGCTTTTAATAATTCATTAAAGAATTTTAAAGAAACCGTAATGCTAACCACACACGATCATGAGTTTGCTCAAACAGTTGCTAACCGTGTTATTGAGCTTACGCCAAACGGAGTAATCGATCGTTATATGACGTTTGATGAATACATGAGTGATCCAAAAATAAAAGAGCAACGTGATAAAATGTATGCTTAA
- a CDS encoding sodium:solute symporter: MEPIHIVLLIALYFGLLLLISYFTGKEDSNDAFFKAEGKSPWYIVAFGMVGASLSGVTFISVPGWVRDSQFSYMQVVAGYLFGYLVISFVLLPIYYSLNVTSIYQYLNNRFGNVSYKTGAFFFFISRVLGASFRLFLVATVLQYFVFEAWNIPFVVTVILSILLIWIYTSRGGIKTIVWTDTLQTLFMLGSVGIAIYFVSQELNWTLNDFFTAPELAPYTKTFHFDNFLEKDYFWKAFFGGMFITICMTGLDQDMMQKNLTCKSLKDAQKNVMSYSLVFIPVNILFLFLGALLFIYAEQNGISVPVLDGKEKTDLLFPEIALNAEMGIGLAIIFLLGLIAAAYSSADSALTSLTTSFCVDFLNIEKREPSSQTSIRKRAHILISILLVIVIIAFKYLLDSSVIDLLLKAASYTYGPLLGLFAFGIFTKMQIKDHLVWIVALVSVVTTFILGNLPPEYLGGYVFNYELLIVNGAITFLGLILIRTKQH, translated from the coding sequence ATGGAACCTATACATATTGTATTACTCATTGCGCTTTATTTTGGTCTTTTACTGTTAATATCCTATTTCACCGGAAAAGAAGACAGCAACGATGCTTTTTTTAAGGCAGAAGGCAAATCTCCCTGGTATATCGTAGCTTTTGGGATGGTAGGTGCCTCCTTATCTGGAGTTACCTTTATCTCTGTACCGGGTTGGGTTAGAGATTCCCAATTTAGCTATATGCAGGTAGTAGCCGGTTATTTATTTGGTTATCTGGTGATTTCTTTTGTGCTTCTCCCCATTTATTACAGTCTTAATGTAACTTCTATCTACCAGTATTTAAATAATCGATTTGGTAATGTGAGTTACAAAACCGGTGCTTTTTTCTTTTTTATTTCCAGAGTATTGGGGGCTTCTTTCAGGCTTTTCCTCGTAGCTACCGTATTACAATACTTTGTGTTTGAAGCATGGAACATTCCTTTCGTGGTTACCGTGATTCTTTCCATTTTATTGATATGGATTTACACGTCTCGCGGCGGAATTAAAACTATTGTATGGACAGATACATTGCAAACCCTTTTTATGCTGGGATCGGTAGGTATTGCCATTTATTTTGTTTCTCAAGAATTAAACTGGACCCTTAACGACTTTTTTACAGCACCAGAACTTGCCCCATATACCAAAACTTTTCATTTTGATAATTTTCTGGAAAAAGACTATTTCTGGAAAGCTTTCTTTGGCGGGATGTTTATCACCATTTGTATGACGGGACTCGATCAGGATATGATGCAAAAGAATTTAACCTGTAAAAGTTTAAAAGATGCACAAAAAAATGTAATGTCTTACAGTCTGGTGTTCATTCCGGTTAATATTTTATTCCTTTTTCTGGGAGCACTTTTATTTATTTATGCGGAACAAAACGGAATTAGCGTGCCGGTACTCGACGGAAAGGAAAAAACCGACCTTCTTTTTCCCGAGATCGCTTTGAATGCCGAGATGGGTATTGGTCTTGCGATTATCTTTTTACTTGGTTTAATTGCCGCGGCATACTCTAGTGCCGATAGTGCATTAACCAGCCTAACCACCAGTTTTTGCGTAGATTTCCTAAATATCGAAAAACGTGAACCCAGTTCGCAAACCAGTATTAGAAAAAGAGCTCATATTTTAATTAGCATACTTTTAGTCATCGTGATCATCGCATTTAAATACTTACTGGATAGTAGCGTGATCGATTTACTTTTAAAGGCTGCCAGTTATACTTACGGCCCTTTACTTGGACTTTTTGCTTTTGGAATTTTTACAAAAATGCAAATAAAAGATCATCTGGTATGGATCGTAGCTTTAGTTTCTGTGGTGACAACTTTTATTCTAGGAAACCTTCCTCCTGAATATCTTGGAGGTTATGTTTTTAATTACGAATTACTAATCGTAAACGGTGCAATTACGTTTTTGGGATTAATATTGATTCGTACCAAGCAGCACTAA
- the fsa gene encoding fructose-6-phosphate aldolase codes for MKFFIDTANLDQIREAQELGVLDGVTTNPSLMAKEGITGKENIINHYKKICEIVTGDVSAEVISTDFENIVKEGEELAALHDQIIVKVPMIKEGVKAIKYFSDKGIKTNCTLVFSVGQALLAAKAGATYVSPFLGRLDDISTNGLNLIEEIRLVYDNYGFETQILAASIRHTMHVIDCAKIGADVMTGPLSSIEGLLNHPLTDIGLEKFLADYKKGNQ; via the coding sequence ATGAAATTTTTTATTGACACCGCTAACCTCGATCAGATTAGAGAGGCACAGGAATTAGGGGTTTTGGATGGTGTAACGACCAACCCTTCATTAATGGCAAAAGAGGGAATTACCGGTAAGGAGAATATTATTAATCATTATAAAAAAATCTGTGAAATCGTAACTGGGGATGTAAGTGCCGAGGTTATTTCTACAGATTTTGAAAATATCGTAAAAGAAGGAGAAGAGCTCGCAGCACTTCACGATCAAATTATCGTAAAGGTACCAATGATCAAAGAAGGTGTAAAAGCAATTAAATATTTCTCTGATAAAGGAATTAAAACCAATTGTACTTTAGTGTTCTCTGTAGGACAGGCCTTATTAGCGGCTAAAGCAGGGGCAACTTATGTATCACCTTTTCTTGGTCGTTTAGATGATATTTCAACCAATGGTCTTAATCTAATCGAAGAAATTAGATTAGTGTATGATAACTATGGTTTTGAAACCCAAATTTTAGCGGCTTCTATTCGTCACACGATGCATGTAATTGATTGTGCGAAGATTGGTGCAGATGTAATGACCGGTCCTTTATCTTCTATAGAAGGTTTATTAAACCATCCTTTAACAGATATCGGATTAGAGAAATTCTTAGCAGATTATAAAAAAGGAAACCAATAA